A single Phoenix dactylifera cultivar Barhee BC4 chromosome 1, palm_55x_up_171113_PBpolish2nd_filt_p, whole genome shotgun sequence DNA region contains:
- the LOC103722213 gene encoding chloroplast processing peptidase-like isoform X2 produces MISRPLHSSISPCRHRPLLFLFNFSSCVMRFLKSWWLCQFLSCPSLRWMPCHESLMSLIPPRSHSLLESEAVAIGNEANGKGSWMSLRRRWWPGVDGLELFLVLLLISTMFAEVRYIASSSMFPTFRAGDRIIAEKVSYYFRSPSVDDIVLFRAPTCLQDFGFKKDDVLIKRIVAKAGDCVEVHHGLLFINGVAQKEEFVAEKPVYRMRATVQEIGTMEAGRSQSWPGLLHVVDISSASCACLQAMSM; encoded by the exons ATGATCTCCCGCCCACTCCATTCCTCCATTTCTCCTTGCCGTCACCGTCCTCTCCTTTTCCTCTTCAATTTCTCCTCTTGTGTTATGCGGTTCCTGAAGTCGTGGTGGCTGTGCCAGTTTCTCTCTTGCCCTTCCCTCCGATGGATGCCGTGCCATGAATCCTTGATGTCTCTGATCCCTCCCCGTTCTCACTCTCTCTTGGAGAGTGAGGCCGTGGCGATTGGAAATGAGGCTAATGGGAAGGGGAGCTGGATGTCTCTTCGAAGGCGGTGGTGGCCGGGGGTTGATGGGCTCGAGCTTTTTCTTGTGCTGCTCTTGATATCGACCATGTTTGCTGAAGTCCGTTACATTGCCTCTTCCTCCATGTTCCCTACTTTCCGTGCTGGTGATCGGATCATCGCTGAAAAG GTTTCATACTATTTCAGGAGCCCTTCCGTGGATGATATTGTCCTTTTCAGGGCCCCTACTTGTTTACAG GATTTTGGATTCAAGAAGGATGATGTTTTAATAAAAAGGATTGTTGCAAAGGCCGGAGACTGTGTCGAG GTTCACCATGGTTTGCTTTTCATCAACGGAGTTGCCCAGAAGGAAGAATTTGTTGCAGAAAAACCAGTTTACAGAATGAGAGCGACA GTCCAGGAAATAGGCACAATGGAAGCAGGAAGATCTCAGAGTTGGC